A segment of the Candidatus Poribacteria bacterium genome:
GACGATGGGATGGAACGGATCGCGTCGAGACCGTTCTTGGCGACCTACGGGAATACGAAGATGTCAAAAAAGCCGTTGATGGCGTAGATGCCATCTATCACATCGCTGCAGCCTTCGGAGGTCCGTTTGATAATCGTCAGTACCTGGCAATCAACGGGATGGGAACGCTCAATATCTTAGAGAGCATCCGTGAGTGTAATCCGAACATCCATCGACTCGTCTATGCCTGTACCGAAGCGATTTATTGGGAACTCACCGAAAAAGGTAGGAGTTTCAACACACGTATCACCGAAGACATGGTCGCTAAATACCATCACATGCCCTATTTCCTTACGAAATGGATTGGTGAGGAATTGTGCATGACATATCATCACCAATATGGCGTGCCTTCAACTGTCTTCCGCTTCACAACCGTTATTGAACCGAGCGAATATCTCAACGAAGACGGCTTACCCAAACAATTCGTCTTTAGCCCTATTTATAATCGATACGAAAATTATAATGGTGATGATCCAGTTGAGTTAGAAACCGCGGGCACCGTCAAACGTCTTTGGGACGGGCAGGAGAAATTCATACTCAAA
Coding sequences within it:
- a CDS encoding NAD(P)-dependent oxidoreductase: MKILVTGGTGRIGSNLVKKLLEKGHDIRSFVYPGDVNRVGRWDGTDRVETVLGDLREYEDVKKAVDGVDAIYHIAAAFGGPFDNRQYLAINGMGTLNILESIRECNPNIHRLVYACTEAIYWELTEKGRSFNTRITEDMVAKYHHMPYFLTKWIGEELCMTYHHQYGVPSTVFRFTTVIEPSEYLNEDGLPKQFVFSPIYNRYENYNGDDPVELETAGTVKRLWDGQEKFILKRNPDGRPYKEHFTDVRDIVQGLVLGIEKDAAVGEEFTLGGNGIFKHEEVIPYLCERYQMDSVDVQLPQPLYFEFDLSKIKTLLDFEPQHDLASILDAAEAMRRGEDVGIIPTGVRWT